The following proteins are encoded in a genomic region of Magallana gigas chromosome 1, xbMagGiga1.1, whole genome shotgun sequence:
- the LOC136275882 gene encoding torsin-1A-like encodes MTRNPSKALALSFHGGPGTGKNYVSTILADSIFKKGMRSKYVHLISAAQKYSHEDNRSVYKDILKVEVENGAKQCHQSLFIIDDIDKMPAGILDILKPYLTSYRHLNGINYRQLIFLFLSNTAAESITKLALDQWQTGSERTDIKLKEMEDMISTVSINSGFYHSDIIYRHMISAYIPFLPLERRHIKQCIRDFLVAKLYYKREEIPENKVSEIAGKMTYYPKDVEVFSVYGCKRIEEKVILLIG; translated from the exons ATGACCCGCAACCCATCTAAAGCTTTGGCCCTCTCATTCCATGGAGGACCTGGCACAGGAAAGAACTACGTCAGTACGATCCTTGCGGACagcatatttaaaaaaggaatgAGGAGCAAGTATGTTCATTTGATATCTGCAGCCCAGAAATACTCCCACGAGGATAATCGTTCTGTCTAcaag gatATATTAAAGGTAGAAGTTGAAAATGGTGCAAAACAATGCCATCAgtctttatttattattgacGATATCGACAAGATGCCAGCTGGGAttcttgatattttgaagcCTTATTTGACAAGTTATCGACATCTAAATGGCATTAACTACCGACAATTAATCTTTCTGTTCTTAAG tAACACTGCTGCAGAATCTATTACAAAGCTTGCCTTAGATCAATGGCAAACAGGGTCGGAACGAACTGATATAAAACTCAAAGAAATGGAGGACATGATCAGCACGGTATCCATCAACA GCGGCTTTTACCACAGCGACATCATATACAGACACATGATATCAGCCTATATCCCATTTCTTCCATTGGAAAGAAGACACATAAAACAATGTATACGAGATTTCTTGGTTGCAAAACTCTACTATAAACGAGAGGAAATTCCTGAGAACAAAGTCAGCGAGATTGCTGGCAAAATGACCTATTATCCTAAAGATGTGGAGGTTTTTTCCGTATATGGATGCAAGAGAATTGAGGAAAAAGTGATTTTATTGATTGGATGA